In Halorubellus sp. JP-L1, one DNA window encodes the following:
- a CDS encoding winged helix-turn-helix domain-containing protein, with protein MEGVLWYVLTGTRGGENRIRLLATIDDRPRNANQLAEALDLDYKTVRHHLDVLVDNDVVKKSGDDYGAVYLPTQQSRDHWHVVEEVATEVDVEVDA; from the coding sequence ATGGAGGGCGTCCTGTGGTACGTGTTGACCGGCACGCGAGGCGGTGAGAACCGCATTCGCCTGCTCGCGACCATCGACGACCGACCACGGAACGCCAACCAGCTCGCCGAGGCTCTCGACCTCGACTACAAGACCGTCCGGCATCACCTCGACGTGCTCGTGGACAACGACGTCGTGAAGAAGAGCGGCGACGACTACGGCGCCGTCTACCTCCCGACCCAGCAGTCCCGGGATCACTGGCACGTCGTCGAGGAGGTCGCGACGGAGGTCGACGTGGAGGTGGACGCATGA